A section of the Humulus lupulus chromosome 2, drHumLupu1.1, whole genome shotgun sequence genome encodes:
- the LOC133815437 gene encoding uncharacterized protein LOC133815437, whose amino-acid sequence MAANDPNIHAEEILDEDEYPWRHGKQPMVSPDPDERSASSDSRGPLVPRANEEMYYNPERYVPIMELKNLQLHKQLAEAKKCNEEQARLAAEAQVAQAPPPQDAQAPPPQGIHVPPHRPRGRPCKNAATRRAKQPPPTAEQPVQPRPRRGNRAKGAANPIAEAPVGVENNQAPSKAQTRNPGATPNVPKPDFANSGPSWPRNGRQPPSPIRHPPSPIRHPSPIRRDTQPAHRDRERQAGRRHGNDGTTRERRGPHPTRSQLSRS is encoded by the coding sequence ATggctgcaaatgatcccaatattcatgcagaggaaattttagatgaagatgAGTACCCCTGGCGCcatggaaagcagcctatggtgagtCCTGATCCCGATGAAAGAAGTGcttcatccgactctcggggaccacttGTTCCTAGGGCCAACGAGGAAATGTACTACAATCCCGAGAGATATGTCCCGATCATGGAACTCAAAAATCTCCAACTGCATAAGCAGTTAGCAGAAGCTAAAAAATGCAACGAAGAGCAAGCTAGACTAGCTGCTGAAGCGCAGGtagctcaggccccacctccgcaAGATGCTCAGGCTCCGCCTCCGCAGGGCATTCACGTCCCACCGCATAGGCCTCGGGGACGGCCGTGCAAAAACGCAGCCACCCGAAGAGCGAAGCAACCTCCGCCGACAGCAGAGCAGCCTGTACAACCAAGACCCCGGAGAGGTAACCGAGCCAAAGGTGCTGCCAACCCAATTGCAGAAGCACCAGTAGGAGTAGAGAATAACCAAGCCCCCTCAAAGGCTCAGACCCGAAATCCTGGTGCTACGCCGAATGTGCCAAAGCCTGATTTTGCAAATTCAGGGCCTTCTTGGCCCCGTAATGGACGACAACCACCTTCtccaataaggcatccaccatcgcCAATACGGCATCCCTCACCAATTCGGAGAGATACGCAACCGGCCCATCGCGACAGGGAAAGGCAAGCTGGGCGAAGACATGGGAATGATGGAACTACTAGGGAGCGTAGGGGTCCCCATCCCACAAGGAGCCAATTGTCTCGGTCTTAA